From the genome of Denticeps clupeoides chromosome 17, fDenClu1.1, whole genome shotgun sequence:
TCCAGGTGTTCAACCCCTGCTTTTACCGGGAGCTGATGGTGGTGCACAGTCTCAAAGTCCCACAGATCTGGCTGATGTGGAACCTGCTGCACGACCCTCAGCTCCGGTGCCACACCAAGCAGGCGCCTACACCGTGGCCCTTCAAATGGAGAGGCCCTTCAACCTCCCACTCAAACACAGATGACGTTGAGGACGATTATAACATGAAAGTATTTGTGAGTGCTACATAATGCCTGAAGATCAGCACTTGGTGCTTTAGCTGCTTCTGGATTTCTTTGCACGTAGCGAAATTTGATCTTTTTTCTTTAGAGATGAAAAGTTAATTGTCATACACATAAATCAATATATTATGACCATCTGCCAAATGTTAAGTCAGAACAGTTTACTCATTTTCTCAAGCATGGACCGCACTAGACCTCTGGAGGTATGCTGGGTGGCTAGGCCATTCTTCATGTGTACACTGTAAATTAAAACCAAGAAAACCATGTAAAACATGCATGTAAAGCAGAAATGTTctcaaaatcacaaataaattacaaaaacaaaccaaaggCCTCAGACTTATTTCTTTTCAGGTTTATTACAtccagttttaaatataatccTTCACACACTGTAGCAGGATTCTTTTTGAACAAACAAGAAGTTTATAAAAtttcaaacattgtggtttcaGTAGATTTAATGAAAGAAGCTAATCCCGATGGTCACAGCATTCCTGCATCGTTTCAGTCTTGTGCAAGCTTTAGCAGGCCATTTGCATTAATCACAGTTATTGTTATTGCTTTGACATGCCTGTTCATATTATACTTCCAAGTACGTGATGTACATATATCtacacaaataaaaagatttgaaatataaaaacaccACCAATAAATTTTAATTCACAACTGTTTAATTTTGGATAGCCCCCATTTCCAGAAATGGGTATAATGGACTGAatccacaaaatatatatatataattacttaGAAGGATGGAGAAAACGTACAATATATAGGAATACAATACATAGCATTAATGCGCATTACACTAAACTGAAGTTGTCCATCACTAATTACAATCTTAAGGacaatcattcattcattcgttcgTTCATTTCCAATGCAAAAATAGGATAAATTCaaaaaggacaaaataaaacataaaaacaagcaAAGTCCATCTGGTCTAAACTAAATTTTCCTTGCTCctggcattaaaaaaatgtccaccTGAGATTGGGCAGGCGTTAAGCCCATCATATTGTACTGTATAACACAATGTCTCCTCTATTTCATGCAACAGAATCAagcattaactttttttttttttttttgcttcttaaaTCTGTTCTTGGGCGCCTTTTTTGGGGTCTCAGATCATGCGGAGCTGGCTATCGGGACTGATATTACACTAAACACTCTTCTCATTTAGGTGTAATTTCATAGGTCCTTGATGTGCTCAGCACCAAAAAGAAACTTGCAACCAACAGCGTAACTGTTAGCAGATGTTCCTGTAAATCCGTAACTGGGGACCTGTTCCAGCTCCTCATGACACGAGTTCTGCACCTAccatctttattttcatactcatttttttgtttgtttctttctaAACGGAGCAGGACGACTGTGCCGGGACTATTAACACAGTCACGTATTACATGCTCAGTCAAACCCAATGCAGCTCAAACATTTTATGTACAGAGATATCAAGACAGGCTCGGTGGGAGATGAGGCACAACTTTTAACAGCggttaggctttttttttttttcctctttcaatTACTACCTTATTAAAAAGCAAGGGGGGGAAACATATCTTGTACACATAAACACGAAAAATCATCAAACAAAGTAAACATAAGAGATAACAAACAATGCCTAGGAAGTTCATGTTGGTGGAAAGCAGAACTGTGGAGAAGGGGCACAGCTCCGAGAGGACGACAGTGACCACTCTGGACCTTTTAAAGTGACCAGTCCAGTGAGCACTTTAAGGGGCTCACGCATAAATACTGCTTCActgagatctggcaacacaccGATCAGCAGTTGCCTTAGTGGTCAGACGCAGGCCAGGATGAATAGTTTGGGGTAAGAGGGCCTTGGAGGACTTCAAGAATTCAGTGTGGTTCATGCTCACCttcaacacagacacacccacaaTGTACCACTGTGTTAAACTAaagcccccccccacacacacaaaaaaaaagtcactatatacaagtccatacacacactgaaacaacaGTGGGGCGGCAGAACCCACAGCCCCAAACTACCTGCTACAGATATCGGTTTCATGTAAAACAATGATATtaagtaaaaagaaattaaaaagcattaaatgataatatagaatatatatttttttaaagtactGGTGTGAACAGTGTAAGATCAGAGTTGGTAAAAGGAGAGAACGGGACAAGAGTTACAAGGGAATGTTGTTCTCATGGGTCAAGAGGTCAAGTGTCAACGACAAGATTTATAAAGTGAACTGCTGAAACTTCTTTGGCTAAAATTTTGGCAATttaagagaaaaaagtaacagaATTGAAATGATAACGGAAAAAACTCTGCAAAACATAGCAGAAGACTGATGGGCGGAAAGCAGGGAGAAGACAGAAGGCAAAAAATGGGACAGCGAGAAAACGTCCCATACACTCTGGGATGCATGGCTCGATTCTCCGGTGGGTGACACGACCCACATGCTGCCATTTGAGGGTCACACCCCCCCCAATCCTCAGCGGTCAGGTAATATAATTTCCTCCAGGAACCGGAGATAATAATCAAGTAAATAAAGTGAATTTTAGTGCaaatgtttcacaaaaaaaattcattatgaCAAAATGTTCAAAACACACGTCAACTCAAGACTGCCTTGCAACTGGAGATTAGTCTGTGCTGTTGCCGTGGCACgggtgtgtatgcatgcgtgtctgtgtgtgtgtgttcaggagtTTTTGCTCGAACACCAAGTGCACCACGGCACTCAACAGAAGGTGGTACTTCCACAGCAAACAGCCATTGTGCTTGTTTTCTTTAACCGCTCCTCTACAGGAGGAGCACTTTGTTTTTCCGCTGCCTGGATGCTCACAAAAGCGCAAGCGTCAATGAACCTGCAAGAACTCCCTCCTTTGCAAGTATGAGTACTGAAGCAAATCAGACATGATAGAGAATATGTGCGCTCTAGGATATGCTTTCTGAAACTATAGTAAGATGATTGCTGCACCTAGATTGAAGTATTGGAAGAgaaatgttgaaaaatgtaGCTGACTTTTGCTATGAAACGTTTGTTTGAAGATGAATAAAATGacgtgtgattgtgtgtgaagACACATCTGTGCATCAACAAATATGGTGATGacgcagacacaaacacacttcagTGGAAGGACGTGCAGGTAAGGGCGGGGCTTGGAATGAGGTAAGCAGCCAGTAGATGGGAAGGGGGATTAAAAGTGGACTGGTGCCTTGGGGCTCTGACGGTCCCAGAATGACGTTCCAAGAGTCCACAGGAGCTCTCGGCAGGCTTCTGTCATATGGTAGCGGCAGTTGGTGAAGGCACAGGACCGCTGCTGAGTGAAGGACTGGACAGGCCATGCACCAGGCCAGGGGCAGCTCAGTGGGCAGGGGGCTCAGCACGAGGATGGCTGCCAGACCGAGGGGCTCCGTACAGGGTCACAGATGCTATGTGGTTGTTCTGCATCACCTAGGCAcacaaaggaaaataaaaaaaaattacaaaagcaaatgaattatatattatatattggtTATATAAGATTAACTTACAGAAACagatcatttaatttaataaactatcaataatatatacacataagtATTTCTTTTTCTCACCTCAAAAATCATCCTTTGCAGTCCAAAACAAAATGTTGAACCAAAGgggtttgtgttgtttgcagaaGATGACCTGCAAAACAACAAGAAATGTAGATTCTGCACTCATCCACATCTCATGTGACATCCATAATCAACTTTGTCCAAACCAGTTACACAAACCTGTGTAGCACTACTGGTTTCTCCATGGGGTGACCAAGTAACTCCTGGATCTGATCCCACTGAAATGGAGGTAGAGTCACCATTATAATCATAATCACAAAAACCATAGAGGAAAGGCTACAGCCATACAAAGGACTACACACATCATATATTTCTATAGTTCAGCAATATGAATTTATATAGAGATACCACATAAATTATGTACATTAAGCCTGTTgctatattataaatatatgagagagagagggaggtcaCAGCTGTATTATATAACAGGCagcttttttgcacattttcacattaatGTGAACTGGACCATATACAATAGAGACAATATTTATAAATCTGTGGTTGGCAGTCAGGCATAAAATGAGTGTTTCACAGACAGCAAATCAGAAGGCGCCATCTACTGGATTGAGAGTAGCAGTTGAGTCCACAAAAAGACAATACTTTGTGCAAATCATGCGTTAAAGCACAGTAATTTGTGAGTCATCAATGCAATATTTCTAATTCTTCCAGTGTCACAGTATAATTATCTGCAGGGGTAGTTGCAGTGCCATGTGTTACCTTGCTGTAGGTGGTGAGGATGCAGTCCTCCCCCTGAGCATCTGCTCCatctgaagaaaaagaaaaccacacCTATAATAAATATACACCATAAACAGGTTTTTTAAACTTTATCACAACCATATTGTTATGAACACTAAACAAATCCTGTCTCACATCCACACCCATACATCTAAACCCTTTCCTTAGCAACTCCACATCCCGTAACCTACCCTTGCCCATTTTTAGATTTCAACAAAATTGTAACACTTCAGAATGGAAAAAAGAAGGTGGAAGTAGTATACAGTTGAAGTGAATGAAACTCAGCCATATTGCTGCCACAAACCTTTTTTAATGATGAGTGGGATCTTAAAATCACACCTGTGATATCTTCAAGAGAGAAAAATTCATAAGACAAATCATGTTAGATTTTTACAAACAAAAGCAGCTGcatgtattataaaaaaattaatttgagaaCAGCCTTACATGTTGAAATTGTAATGGCCGGGATAGTTTGTGTGCAGAACGAACTTCTTCACCAGGTGTGTGGTGGAATCAAACAGTATGTCCTACACAAGATGGAAAGTCACTTTCAGAACTGTGCCAACAATACATTGATAATGCCCTAATTATTTTGTTagaatttcagaaaataaaacgtTTTTAATTGAGATAAAAGACCTGTTATATTACAGAATCCACAATATGATTTATACACAAGACTCCTTTAGATTAACTTATGAAATTCAGAATCGGAAAGCATTATAAACTAGAACTGCATAACGCTCATCATACCCCTCAACTTGACATTAACCATACTGATTCACCAGCAACTCACCACGCCCAATGTGAAGTAGTTGAAGAAGTAGTCATTGCACTTGGACGGCACCTGTTTGTGAGGGGAGGGAGAATGGATCTTCATCTGAAGACATaaaggtcattaaaaaaaaaaagagagagagagaaagaaaggttATATCCAGTGAACACATTCAATCTCAATTCCACCAAAGTGGTCTACAGACAAAAAACCCACCTTATCCTCTGACTTGTAGAAGACCTTGTGTGGTGAACCAAGAGCACTCAGCACATCCTGACAGGAGTCTCCAAAGTAGATGTTCCTCTCCAGAGCCCGTACCTTGGCATCAGCCATCACCCCCGGGCCACACCCTGGGGAGGAATTACCCACACAACAAGTTTCAGAAGGTTAAGATTGGAAAAGTCGCACTCCATTTTAGTAAACGAACAATTTGTATGCATTACATAAAATTTTTGCTGGTATTTTATGTCAAAACAAGCCCAGTGCATAACATCTGATCCATTCTATATTGAGGTGCTGGTCACACTGTGAAACATTCTGTCCTTTGCTAAACCAAAGAAAACCTTCTCAATCTCATTTAGTGGTTTAAGCAAACCCAGGCCTTTACTGTGGCCTCTGTCTGAACTCATTCAGCCTTTTAATTCGTATCAAAATTTATCGTAGAGAAAATAAGGAAAGAACCGGCTAGCTACTAATCAGACACGAGCCTTTACGTTTGTTTAGAAGCAGAAAGCTTTCTTTCATAATTGGTAGAGGtggttgaagtgaaagtgaagtgattgtcattgtgacagcgAAATGTCTCTTCATTGCCCACTGCTTcaaatgagcagtgggcagccatgacaggcgcccggggacggtgctttcgaaccttggcggatcgggattcgaacctgcaaccttctgattacagggccagtTCCTTAatcgcttggccaccactgtccctgcaCTGCTTTGTTGTTCTGCCAGAGCAGAGGTCAGTCAGTCATATGCATCTGAATGGATGGGTGGATTGACAGAAAGAAGCAGAGAGATGAACAGAGATGGACAGATTTCACTTTCAGGCTTGGAGTAGAAGGGAAAGCTCTTGGAGTTGAGATGTCCTCCCCTCTAGCCCAGTGGGCTCAGCCTTACCCGCTGTGAGGAGCCGGAGTCTCAGGCCCTGGGGACCCGTCCCATCCCTCAACACGTCCACACACTCCGCATACACATTCCCCAGGAAACAGGCGAGGGGCATTGACGGGGCCCTAAGCAATTAAACATTGTTTTGTGactgacaaacacaaacagggcaTCACACAAGCGATGGTGCTCTTACTTGGTGTCCTGGAGGTTGTTCCCAGTGTAGATGTACATCCGTTTTACTGTAGCTCCATGGGGAATCTGCAGGGAGGCCAAGCCATGGGCAAAGTTAGGCTGTCAAGGCAAAATAACTGGGAGTAGATTGGTGTGCATGTAAGGGAAGATTTCAACACTTACACAGTCTCgttaaataaaaagcaaagcATACTGAACCTGAATAAGCAATTTTTCATGGAAATGATAACCATCCCAGACACTCAGTCTCTTAGTAAACTGGACACTCTGCAATCTACAGATCCAATTTCCAAAGTAGTTTCACTTTAAGGTGTAATTCAAGGCTGACTGTCTGAgcattcatgttaaaaaaataaaaagtgaatagaaagtgaagtgattgtcattgtgaaacactgcagcacagcacacggtggcatgACAAAATCCCCTCTTTTTAACCttgcagtgggcaccatgacaggcgcccggggagcagtgtgtggggacggtgcttcgctcagtggcacctcactgaattgggatttgaaccggcaacataCCGATTactggtctgtttccttacccgctaggccaacaacTTCCCCGTGGCGTATGGTTCTAATAGgttaatgacattttagtcCCCACCGTGTGTACAACAGGCTGAGGCAGCATTTCACAGGATGGATTTGACTTTGCCCTCAAAGACACATTTTCTGAAATAAGTTTTCGGCCTGGTCCAAGCCAGCTGATCTAATGATTTAGAAACATTCTTATTATAAGATCTTTTGGTGCTTGTCACAGGCAAACTCGGTATGATATATTCCAAATGCATGGAACATCAACAAGTGCATACTTTATTGTTCAAAATACCGTGTAAGCAGTACCAGTACCTCTTTTGTAATCGCTTAATATAAAACTAAACTGTGCACGTTTCTAGAGTAAAACACTTCAGACAACTGTCACTAAAACAATCTTATCACAGTGGGATTCTGGTATAAGCGCGGGTGCATCTTACCTCATACTTGGGAGCTTCATTCCACGAGTCCAgctggaaggagaaggagaggccTCGGAAGTTCAGATGGAAAAGTTGCTCTGCAGCATTGTACACTGAATATAGGCCATAAAACAAACATGAGCAGATTTTCTTAAACATAAATTACACACATTAGCTGCTAAATGTTCATGGTTATGATTATTGTTGAAAGGTAGTGTTTGGAATGGGTATTTGAGTAATAAATCGCACCTCCTGGATGTGTGGCACCAAAGGACTGGTCAATCTGCTCAATGGTAGGTGCGATAGCCTGAGAGTTGAAATGTACTCCACTGTGGGGATAAAAGGAGATGTCACACATTACTGTTACCAGAACAGAAAGGGACAAAATGAAACGTACCCCCctccaaagaagaaaaaaacaactcacCAGTATTTCAATTTCACTTTACTCAAGTCATATACTTCAATCACCTTAGAACAAAGAGTGCTTCTATTAGTGTCCATGATGTAAACAAATAAGCAAACCACTCGTTTATTAACACTTTAAATAGCACTTCTCACACACCTTTAGTCTCTGATTCCAGGCATCAAACAGCAGTTTTATTCCAtcctgagtcaagttgagaatGAGGTCATGGCTGAGTGGTGTCTGAGAGAACGGAATAACGGGTCGGCTGATAGAAACTACCAAAAATATGGAACAACCCACAGATCCTGCCGGCCTTACTTGTTCGCTGTAGAGGACCTGGACATTCTTGATGATACGGCAGTGTTTCTGCAGAATGGAGATGGCCTGGGCCAATGGCATCCCTGCGGGtggaaattattacatttatgaaaCATTATGATAAAACCTGAGGTAACATATATCAGAAACATATGAATTTCCAAGTACTTTACCTAATGCAAATTCCCATTGTTCATTTCCCAAAGATCTCTCAGGAACGACTTCCAGATCCAGCATTGGCGGGTTGGAAGTGGAGTTTTCAACAAGACTTTCTGACTTTGCCAGATCTGCAGCTTTCCTGTCTCCCTAGCggttgttcttttttattaatttagttcaactgcacatttatttaaaaaaaaaaaaacaccttaatTTACTAATTATTTACAAAATTCACACCAAACCttcataaaatacattaaaaacttAACTACTCAATCTGCTATGGAACTTGGCGAAGCTTCGGATCGTTATCATGCTtataaataagataaaataacatacatttgcataaataaaccTCCACGTCAAAGTTTTCAATTGGACAAACACAGATTAAAACCGGGCCGGGTAAAGTACAACGCCGCTGCTAACAGGTTGTTGCTCAACCGGGAGCGTCGGTCCGGTTTAAAATCCGCCACCAAGACCGAGTCGAGCCCTGAAAAATGGAGCAAAGCCACAGTCGCGCCCCGGCGGGTCACCGGGCGCCTTAACCGGTCGCCCCGCTCTCCAAACCAGCTAGTTAGCAGCAGAACGCCGCTAACACACGACGTCCGCGGGCGGAAcagaaatgttaatgtaaataaaagtgtcTTTTCCTGTGACGCGGCCGCGACACAAAGCAGCGTCGACGTCGCCTCCCTTCCCGACAAAGTCAGCCGCGGGTTTTCTGAGCGTCTCCCTTCGTTAATTCAGGCAGAGCTGCGGCGCCACGTCGCGTCGTAACGGGGCTCTGTCGCGTCGCGGGacaataaagagagagagagagagagagagagaccacggTCACTCCGCCAACAGCAACTTCCATCAAAAACACCCCGATCAGCTGACGCGAGCGCTTCCGTGTGAGCTGGGGGAGTGTTTCCGGGTCACGGCTGTGGAGGTTtgtagcctagtgcgtaacacactcgcctgtgaaccaaagCCCAGTTACAACCATCGTGACCctcagcaggacacttaaccctgagtgtctccgcgggggggactgtccctgtaaatactggttgtaaatctggataagggcgtctggtaaatactgtaaatgtaatgttttcgCAGCGCGTGTCAGCGTCGGGTCTAAATCAGGAATTTGTCCGGCCGACTAATTCGTTtatttcgtgtgtgtgtgtgtgtgtgtgtgtttttagcttCGCTGCCTATATAAACGTGCTACAGGTGGTCAGCTGGCGGGGactatttttatgttttaccaGTTGCGCAACATGTTTTCCCCGAACTGTATTACTTAAGGCCAGCGTGCAAATACCGACTCCGGCGGAACGGCGTCATTTTACATGGTTAATAACGATGCCCTTTTTAATTGCTTTTGTAATGATGATGCAACATTATGAAGTTGTAGGAATAATTATAGCAAGTCTTACCTCAAACCCgaaatgtgtttttgaaaaataaaaagagaaacgTGGACAAcgtggaccttttttttttttttgcaagtttatTAAGAAACAGTTCAAACATCTTATGGTTTCTCCCCCAACAAACTGAAACGAAACAAGCTAAACATGAAAACATATAAAAGCAATCTTGGTTCTCAAAGGAACTTCTATAAGATTAACACAGAAATGCATATTCTTCATAGCGTAtcctgaaaatgaaataaaagttgtaCATGGCTGCACCAATAacttaaaacaaataagaaaataaaccatttataataataataataaaaaaaaaaagaagaaggatgAAAACCGTGAGCAATCCAGTCCCTGGTGTGTCGCTTGCCTTAATGCCAGCATTAAGTGAAGGGATGATTAACAATCTCACATGCACCAGTAAAGGCTGTGGACATAGAGGACACACCTGAATGAGAGAGCACTGAGCGGGGAGTTGTGTAGTCCTCGCGCCGTGTCCCTCTTCCCCTACACTCAGCCAGCTGCTGAGCAAAGGCAGCAGACATGTCTGACATATTCGACCCAGAGCACACAGGACGAGAATGTTCACTTTGAAGAAACGAGAAGATATCAGGAGAAATAACTGGGCTTTTATCACACTGCCGGCTGCACCGTACCGAACACAGCAGTGAGTTCGCCCTTTCATTCCCGATTATCGCTGatctttaaaatgaagaaaacacagaacATATGGGCTAATGGCCATACATAAACCCGACAGCTGGTACATACGTTGATAAGATCTGACCTGAAAATAATTTACAAAGCACTTCCATTACAGTTTAAACCAAATCATACCAATGTAAACTTGAGCAACACACTCCTGATTCCCTCAATGTAAATTCCTAACCCCTCAATGCACATCTTTTCCAACAACATGCTTCATCCCAATTAACCTGATCCCCTGCGCCAAACACTTAAAACACACCATGTACAGCAGGGCTATTGTACTAGCCCCAGGAAATAAATTACTGCTGACATACATAAATTAACAAGGATAAAATGTGAcatgttgtttttaaaagaGCAATGATGGAAACAACAGGTTGAAAACATTTCTGGGTTATTATCAACTTGGACTGGGCTGAACTGAACTCGCTTGCAGCAGTGGATGTTGAAGCTCACAATGCAAGCCGAATTAAATCAGCACCAAGTGGGAAACGGTTACATTGGTGGAGGATGGTCAGATGGTGTTAAGAATtctttgtattattatataatatatataactgtgtgcactgtattATACAAGAGGTACTTTGTTGTGAAAAAGTTAACCGTTTCAACTGCTTCAAGGATCAGGAGCCCTGCAGACTAGACGTACACGCTGGGCCAAGTGAGTTTTAAAAGACTTAAAATGACAATGTGAACTATGTTAAAAGGGCCGATGATGAGGCATAAAATTCTCTGGTACCATTAAACAAAGAAAATTGGACAAAGAAAGAGTCTTAACTGACAGACATAAAGAGATTAATACATCTATAAAAAGTCAGAAGAATGAAGGAACAGCCCCTCTGACTCCCTGTCTGTTGCTCAGAGCAACATTAACCTCAATATGGGCATCCTGCTGCTAGTTCAGAGTGTTTCCCTATATACTGATAAACACAGAGCTCATCAGAGGATGAGTGAGATGAAAAGCCTTCCTCCTTTACAAAACCAGTATCAGCATTTTTTCCTAACATCATCCGTTCTACTCAGCTACTAAGCCAGTTTCTCATATAAAGCCTAAagacacacacttgcatattgacagaaaaaaaaatacaaaaagtaaACATACTGACTTTCacacaaataatgaaaaattaaaataaaataatacaaaaacatacatttcattaaaatagtGCTAAAATAAGGCATAGCTTGCATAGGGAAACATTAGAAATGTAGGCAGGAGCTCCATGCATACAGAAGGCAATGTGGGGATGAAATTTAATGTATCACATAGTGCAAAAACCCCAAAAGGAACAAAGGGGAGGGGTCAGTGAAATAACCTCCCATATCAATTCCAACCCAACCCTGAACATACCCCAAGAAGAGAGGGAACTTTGTGGCCACCTCTCAACACCCACCCCAGAACCCTCCCTATATATGTAGACTTTGGTCTCTCCTGTGAACCGAGTGATGTCAGAGTGTGAGACTGGCATGGTACGAGGGCAGTGTGAccctgcccccacccccctgcaTCCATCGCAGTTAGCGCATCTTGTGATCATCAGCGTTGCCCATGTTGGAGCCAGGGCTGGGATCCTGCTGTCGCCTGGACTACGCCAGcatggagaagaagagagagagaaacacagagagCAGATTTAGCCTGGTTGCCACCAGCTGAGTGCCTGGGATACCTGTCGGGTGTGAGACCAGCCAAAAAGCAGGCTGATGCCAGTTTTATGTTTTACCACTAGAGGGCACCAGAGAACTTCGTCTATAGACTAAATTGGTGTGAGTAGCAGACAGTCATCAGTCAGGGATAAATCTTCAACATTTCTAATTTTAAAAGTAAAACGATGACTTGTCTGccacatatatgtatatttttatgtcaAAAGCTTAGTGAGgtaggcagacagacaggcagacagtaAGATAAAGGCACCCATTCATGGTCACATATTACTCAAGTGACATAGCATGAAGTCATTGTCCATCTAATCAGCTGTTAAAGGCCTCTCTAAACTCGTAccaacaccaccatcaccactaaCAGGCAAAGAGCATACCTCAACCTTCAATCATCATGGACACCATGAGTCCATAAATTTAAACCAACAATTAATTACCCTTTTTAAGGTAAATTAA
Proteins encoded in this window:
- the phaf1 gene encoding phagosome assembly factor 1 isoform X2 — protein: MLDLEVVPERSLGNEQWEFALGMPLAQAISILQKHCRIIKNVQVLYSEQTPLSHDLILNLTQDGIKLLFDAWNQRLKVIEVYDLSKVKLKYCGVHFNSQAIAPTIEQIDQSFGATHPGVYNAAEQLFHLNFRGLSFSFQLDSWNEAPKYEIPHGATVKRMYIYTGNNLQDTKAPSMPLACFLGNVYAECVDVLRDGTGPQGLRLRLLTAGCGPGVMADAKVRALERNIYFGDSCQDVLSALGSPHKVFYKSEDKMKIHSPSPHKQVPSKCNDYFFNYFTLGVDILFDSTTHLVKKFVLHTNYPGHYNFNIYHRCDFKIPLIIKKDGADAQGEDCILTTYSKWDQIQELLGHPMEKPVVLHRSSSANNTNPFGSTFCFGLQRMIFEVMQNNHIASVTLYGAPRSGSHPRAEPPAH
- the phaf1 gene encoding phagosome assembly factor 1 isoform X3 is translated as MLDLEVVPERSLGNEQWEFALGMPLAQAISILQKHCRIIKNVQVLYSEQDGIKLLFDAWNQRLKVIEVYDLSKVKLKYCGVHFNSQAIAPTIEQIDQSFGATHPGVYNAAEQLFHLNFRGLSFSFQLDSWNEAPKYEPNFAHGLASLQIPHGATVKRMYIYTGNNLQDTKAPSMPLACFLGNVYAECVDVLRDGTGPQGLRLRLLTAGCGPGVMADAKVRALERNIYFGDSCQDVLSALGSPHKVFYKSEDKMKIHSPSPHKQVPSKCNDYFFNYFTLGVDILFDSTTHLVKKFVLHTNYPGHYNFNIYHRCDFKIPLIIKKDGADAQGEDCILTTYSKWDQIQELLGHPMEKPVVLHRSSSANNTNPFGSTFCFGLQRMIFEVMQNNHIASVTLYGAPRSGSHPRAEPPAH
- the phaf1 gene encoding phagosome assembly factor 1 isoform X1, with product MLDLEVVPERSLGNEQWEFALGMPLAQAISILQKHCRIIKNVQVLYSEQTPLSHDLILNLTQDGIKLLFDAWNQRLKVIEVYDLSKVKLKYCGVHFNSQAIAPTIEQIDQSFGATHPGVYNAAEQLFHLNFRGLSFSFQLDSWNEAPKYEPNFAHGLASLQIPHGATVKRMYIYTGNNLQDTKAPSMPLACFLGNVYAECVDVLRDGTGPQGLRLRLLTAGCGPGVMADAKVRALERNIYFGDSCQDVLSALGSPHKVFYKSEDKMKIHSPSPHKQVPSKCNDYFFNYFTLGVDILFDSTTHLVKKFVLHTNYPGHYNFNIYHRCDFKIPLIIKKDGADAQGEDCILTTYSKWDQIQELLGHPMEKPVVLHRSSSANNTNPFGSTFCFGLQRMIFEVMQNNHIASVTLYGAPRSGSHPRAEPPAH